Proteins encoded within one genomic window of Brachybacterium sp. P6-10-X1:
- the ftsH gene encoding ATP-dependent zinc metalloprotease FtsH, with protein MADSSTKNKNKNKSKKRRPLAGVAIWILVALLLGMALFSLFGRDGYQQIDTEQGLELLDGGTVEQAKIIDGNQQRVDLVLSEDFVDGEENKGTQVRFSYVDARGDAVVQAVSDAAPEKGFTDEIASSSWWSTLLLSFLPLLIFIGLFWFLIMNAQGGGGKAMQFGKSKAKLFNKEQPKVTFADVAGAEEAVEELDEIKQFLVEPGRYQAVGAKIPKGVLLYGPPGTGKTLLARAVAGEANVPFYSISGSDFVEMFVGVGASRVRDLFSTAKENAPAIIFVDEIDAVGRHRGAGMGGGHDEREQTLNQMLVEMDGFEENQNVILIAATNRVDILDPALLRPGRFDRQIGVEAPDLKGRLHILGVHAKGKPLAHDVDLEAVAKRTIGMSGADLANVLNEAALLTARSGNQIIDDRALDEAVDRVSMGPQRYSKVMTERERQMTAYHEGGHALVAAAMNNSAPVTKVTILPRGRAGGYTMVVPTQDRNYQSRNELLDRLAYAMGGYAVEESIFHDVTTGPSSDLQNATKIARTMVMQLGMSEAVGQVALSGEQDEVFVGMQQGQAPRFSAETASVIDQEVRELLDTALDEAWSVIVENRHVLDRLVEELLEKETLNEHELGAIFADVTKRPPRAVWVSSEDRPSLAAPQAGATTTATGTEEHDAGEPLQPNPPELPHPGGEGPEIPGAPHGDGPEGPGPYGPYGPGYGRTDTHRGDEGYGEGHGPGNDEGTGR; from the coding sequence ATGGCGGACTCCTCCACCAAGAACAAGAACAAGAACAAGTCCAAGAAGCGTCGCCCGCTCGCCGGGGTCGCGATCTGGATCCTGGTCGCCCTGCTGCTGGGCATGGCGCTCTTCTCCCTGTTCGGACGCGACGGCTACCAGCAGATCGACACCGAACAGGGCCTCGAGCTGCTCGACGGCGGAACCGTCGAGCAGGCCAAGATCATCGATGGCAACCAGCAGCGGGTCGACCTGGTGCTCAGCGAGGACTTCGTCGACGGCGAGGAGAACAAGGGCACCCAGGTGCGGTTCTCCTACGTCGACGCCCGCGGCGACGCCGTCGTGCAGGCGGTCAGCGACGCGGCCCCCGAGAAGGGATTCACCGACGAGATCGCCAGCAGCTCCTGGTGGTCGACGCTGCTGCTGTCCTTCCTGCCGCTGCTGATCTTCATCGGCCTGTTCTGGTTCCTGATCATGAACGCCCAGGGCGGCGGCGGCAAGGCCATGCAGTTCGGCAAGTCCAAGGCCAAGCTGTTCAACAAGGAGCAGCCCAAGGTCACCTTCGCCGACGTCGCCGGTGCCGAGGAGGCGGTCGAGGAGCTCGACGAGATCAAGCAGTTCCTCGTCGAGCCCGGCCGGTACCAGGCCGTCGGCGCCAAGATCCCCAAGGGCGTGCTGCTGTACGGCCCGCCCGGCACCGGCAAGACGCTGCTGGCCCGCGCCGTCGCCGGCGAGGCCAACGTGCCCTTCTACTCGATCTCCGGCTCGGACTTCGTGGAGATGTTCGTCGGCGTGGGCGCCTCCCGCGTGCGCGACCTGTTCTCCACCGCCAAGGAGAACGCCCCGGCGATCATCTTCGTCGACGAGATCGACGCCGTCGGCCGCCATCGCGGCGCCGGCATGGGCGGCGGCCACGACGAGCGCGAGCAGACGCTGAACCAGATGCTGGTGGAGATGGACGGGTTCGAGGAGAACCAGAACGTCATCCTCATCGCCGCCACCAACCGCGTGGACATCCTGGACCCGGCGCTGCTGCGCCCCGGGCGCTTCGACCGCCAGATCGGGGTCGAGGCCCCGGATCTCAAGGGTCGCCTGCACATCCTCGGCGTCCATGCCAAGGGCAAGCCGTTGGCGCATGACGTCGACCTCGAGGCGGTCGCCAAGCGCACCATCGGGATGTCCGGCGCGGACCTGGCCAACGTGCTCAACGAGGCGGCGCTGCTGACCGCCCGCAGCGGCAACCAGATCATCGACGACCGCGCCCTGGACGAGGCCGTGGACCGGGTCTCCATGGGACCCCAGCGCTACTCGAAGGTGATGACCGAGCGCGAACGCCAGATGACGGCGTACCACGAGGGCGGCCACGCCCTCGTCGCCGCGGCCATGAACAACTCCGCGCCCGTCACCAAGGTGACGATCCTGCCGCGCGGCCGCGCCGGCGGCTACACCATGGTGGTGCCCACGCAGGATCGCAACTACCAGTCGCGCAACGAGCTGCTGGACCGTCTCGCCTACGCGATGGGCGGGTACGCCGTCGAGGAGTCGATCTTCCACGACGTCACCACCGGACCCAGCTCCGACCTGCAGAACGCCACCAAGATCGCGCGCACCATGGTCATGCAGCTGGGCATGAGCGAGGCCGTCGGCCAGGTCGCGCTCTCCGGTGAGCAGGACGAGGTGTTCGTCGGCATGCAGCAGGGCCAGGCACCCCGCTTCAGCGCGGAGACCGCGAGCGTCATCGATCAGGAGGTCCGGGAGCTGCTGGACACCGCCCTGGACGAGGCGTGGTCCGTGATCGTCGAGAACCGACACGTGCTCGACCGCCTGGTGGAGGAGCTGCTGGAGAAGGAGACGCTGAACGAGCACGAGCTCGGGGCGATCTTCGCCGACGTCACCAAGCGGCCGCCGCGAGCGGTCTGGGTCTCCAGCGAGGACCGCCCCTCCCTGGCGGCGCCGCAGGCCGGTGCGACGACCACGGCCACCGGCACCGAGGAGCACGACGCGGGAGAACCCCTGCAGCCGAACCCGCCGGAGCTCCCGCATCCCGGGGGCGAGGGACCCGAGATCCCGGGCGCGCCCCACGGCGACGGCCCCGAGGGTCCCGGCCCCTACGGTCCCTACGGGCCCGGATACGGCCGCACGGACACCCACCGCGGCGACGAGGGCTACGGCGAGGGGCACGGTCCCGGGAACGACGAGGGAACAGGACGCTGA
- the folE gene encoding GTP cyclohydrolase I FolE, whose amino-acid sequence MAVDHARVEAAVREILAGIGEDPDRDGLQETPARVARMYAEVFEGLDQDPRQPLSTTFDIDHQELVLVRDIGFHSMCEHHLLPFVGVAHVGYIPDGGAVTGLSKLARLVNVYARRPQVQERLTSQVADALMTELEAGGAIVVIEAEHMCMSMRGVRAEGARTVTSAVRGMLRENSSTRAEAMSLINRG is encoded by the coding sequence ATGGCCGTCGACCACGCCCGCGTCGAGGCCGCGGTCCGGGAGATCCTCGCCGGCATCGGCGAGGACCCGGACCGCGACGGGCTGCAGGAGACCCCCGCCCGGGTCGCCCGCATGTACGCCGAGGTCTTCGAGGGGCTGGACCAGGACCCGCGCCAGCCGCTGTCGACCACCTTCGACATCGATCACCAGGAGCTGGTGCTGGTGCGCGACATCGGCTTCCACTCGATGTGCGAGCACCACCTGCTGCCCTTCGTCGGCGTCGCCCACGTCGGATACATCCCCGACGGGGGAGCGGTGACCGGGCTGAGCAAGCTCGCCCGCCTGGTGAATGTGTACGCGCGGCGACCGCAGGTCCAGGAGCGGCTGACCTCCCAGGTCGCCGATGCCCTGATGACGGAGCTCGAGGCGGGCGGCGCGATCGTCGTGATCGAGGCCGAGCACATGTGCATGTCGATGCGCGGCGTGCGCGCCGAGGGCGCCCGCACCGTCACCAGCGCGGTGCGCGGCATGCTGCGCGAGAACTCGAGCACCCGGGCCGAGGCCATGAGCCTCATCAACAGGGGCTGA
- the folP gene encoding dihydropteroate synthase, which translates to MSTAAPRPCPDGLPERLRGDDTLVMGVLNVTPDSFSDGGEHFASADAIAHGRLLTSQGAAIVDVGGESTRPGAPRVDEDEELRRVLPVVEALAAEDVVISVDTMRSSVAAASVAAGALIVNDVSAGRADADMGAEAARLRTRHGTPPVFIAMHWRGHSDVMNELAVYDDASREAATELEDRLTALREAGVEDRFLVADPGLGFSKTGEQNWDVLADWAGIASHELPILIGASRKRFVSSLGVDRDAATAAISAYSAEHGAWAVRVHEVPSSLAAVRVGDRLRRSMRR; encoded by the coding sequence GTGAGCACCGCGGCGCCGCGCCCCTGCCCGGACGGGCTCCCCGAGCGACTCCGGGGGGACGACACCCTGGTGATGGGCGTCCTGAACGTCACCCCGGACTCGTTCTCCGACGGCGGGGAGCACTTCGCGTCGGCCGACGCGATCGCGCACGGCCGCCTGCTCACCTCCCAGGGGGCGGCGATCGTCGACGTCGGCGGAGAGTCCACCCGCCCGGGGGCGCCCCGGGTCGACGAGGACGAGGAGCTGCGCCGGGTCCTGCCCGTGGTCGAGGCCCTGGCCGCCGAGGACGTCGTGATCAGCGTCGACACCATGCGCTCGTCCGTCGCGGCCGCGAGCGTCGCCGCCGGTGCCCTCATCGTCAACGACGTCTCCGCCGGCCGGGCCGACGCGGACATGGGCGCCGAAGCGGCGCGCCTGCGCACCCGTCACGGCACCCCGCCCGTGTTCATCGCCATGCACTGGCGCGGGCACAGCGACGTCATGAACGAGCTCGCGGTCTACGACGACGCCTCGCGCGAGGCCGCCACGGAGCTCGAGGACCGCCTGACCGCCCTGCGCGAGGCCGGGGTGGAGGACCGCTTCCTGGTGGCCGATCCCGGGCTCGGGTTCTCCAAGACCGGCGAGCAGAACTGGGACGTGCTGGCCGACTGGGCGGGGATCGCCTCCCACGAGCTGCCGATCCTCATCGGAGCCTCCCGCAAACGCTTCGTCAGCTCCCTGGGGGTCGACCGCGACGCCGCCACCGCTGCGATCAGCGCCTACAGCGCCGAGCACGGGGCCTGGGCCGTCCGGGTCCACGAGGTCCCCTCCTCGCTGGCCGCCGTCCGCGTCGGGGACCGTCTGCGCCGGAGCATGCGCCGATGA
- the folK gene encoding 2-amino-4-hydroxy-6-hydroxymethyldihydropteridine diphosphokinase, producing the protein MTADARPDPSRAGSEHGSDRGWLDRIEVTGIRAWGHHGVLAAEKELGQQFVVDVTLHLWTAPAGRADDLSRTVNYAEVAAAVADEIRGGPHDLVETLAESIATRILTGVGRPLVRRVGVRVHKPAAPVGLPVGDVAITIERDAAPVPAVLALGTNLGDRQEHLVRALELLGHTDGIEIEWTGPVLETAPVGGPDGQGAFLNSALGVLTTLGPFELLEAARRAERDARRERLVRWGPRTLDVDVITYGDVRSDDEDLTLPHPRAHQRAFVLAPWHAARPTAELPGHGSVAALLAEAADRDDLAAGPALPGFDRP; encoded by the coding sequence ATGACCGCCGACGCGCGTCCCGACCCCTCCCGCGCCGGGTCCGAGCACGGGTCCGATCGCGGCTGGCTCGACCGCATCGAGGTCACCGGGATCCGGGCCTGGGGACACCACGGCGTGCTCGCCGCGGAGAAGGAGCTGGGCCAGCAGTTCGTCGTCGACGTGACGCTGCACCTCTGGACCGCCCCGGCCGGACGCGCCGATGACCTCTCGCGCACCGTCAACTACGCCGAGGTCGCCGCCGCGGTGGCCGACGAGATCCGCGGCGGTCCCCACGACCTGGTGGAGACCCTGGCCGAGTCGATCGCGACGCGGATCCTCACCGGCGTCGGCCGCCCGCTGGTGCGCCGCGTCGGGGTGCGGGTGCACAAGCCCGCGGCCCCCGTCGGACTGCCGGTCGGGGACGTCGCGATCACCATCGAACGGGACGCCGCGCCGGTCCCGGCCGTGCTCGCCCTCGGCACCAATCTCGGGGACCGCCAGGAGCATCTGGTCCGTGCCCTCGAGCTGCTCGGGCACACCGACGGCATCGAGATCGAGTGGACGGGACCCGTTCTGGAGACCGCCCCCGTGGGCGGTCCCGACGGGCAGGGCGCCTTCCTCAACTCGGCGCTCGGCGTCCTCACCACACTGGGGCCCTTCGAACTGCTCGAGGCGGCCCGCCGGGCCGAGCGCGACGCCCGTCGCGAGCGCCTCGTGCGCTGGGGGCCGCGCACCCTGGACGTCGACGTGATCACCTACGGCGACGTCCGCAGCGACGACGAGGACCTGACCCTCCCGCACCCCCGCGCGCACCAGCGCGCCTTCGTCCTCGCGCCCTGGCATGCTGCCCGTCCCACCGCGGAGCTGCCGGGCCACGGTTCCGTGGCCGCCCTGCTGGCGGAGGCCGCGGACCGCGACGACCTGGCCGCCGGCCCTGCCCTGCCGGGGTTCGACCGACCGTGA
- a CDS encoding DUF3180 domain-containing protein, translated as MKPLNVPLLALIVVVGAGFGAQMLETLAARGHSLPIAGWLTTVVLLVLVGVLLAYGLPLRRYMLESEERHLHPSLAPRRHQIDLPTAFRTVLLARACAYTGAVVGGIFTGQVLYLLLTGTGDLLRATLPTGSAAISGIVLGVLGVLVERWGRLPPEDGESPTEGAGAGH; from the coding sequence GTGAAGCCGCTGAACGTCCCGCTCCTGGCGCTGATCGTCGTGGTCGGCGCAGGTTTCGGAGCGCAGATGCTGGAGACCCTCGCCGCCCGCGGCCACTCGCTGCCGATCGCCGGCTGGCTGACCACGGTGGTGCTGCTCGTGCTGGTGGGGGTGCTGCTGGCCTATGGACTCCCGCTGCGCCGCTACATGCTCGAGAGCGAGGAGCGCCATCTGCATCCGAGCCTCGCCCCGCGCCGGCACCAGATCGACCTCCCCACCGCGTTCCGGACCGTGCTGCTCGCACGGGCCTGCGCCTACACCGGCGCCGTCGTCGGGGGCATCTTCACCGGGCAGGTGCTGTACCTGCTCCTGACCGGCACCGGTGACCTGCTGCGGGCGACGCTGCCCACCGGGTCCGCCGCGATCTCCGGGATCGTGCTCGGGGTGCTCGGCGTCCTCGTCGAGCGCTGGGGCCGCCTGCCCCCGGAGGACGGCGAGAGCCCGACCGAGGGCGCCGGAGCCGGCCACTGA
- a CDS encoding PH domain-containing protein codes for MSDDPEGLLGADALRPVSPRLVRARYVASVAAYIIWVLMIAGAIVAAVLTTWWWLALIGLLPLIILLQSLLLTPRRVRAIGYLDAEEDLSIASGIMFRAVHTIPYGRVQSVKIDEGPVDRRYGLAKLTVSTAAGGSTVVLPGLPKQEAERLRALLTDRGIEIMAAL; via the coding sequence ATGAGCGACGATCCCGAGGGTCTCCTCGGCGCCGACGCGCTGCGCCCGGTCTCCCCGCGCCTGGTCCGCGCCCGCTACGTGGCGAGCGTCGCCGCCTACATCATCTGGGTGCTCATGATCGCCGGCGCGATCGTCGCCGCGGTGCTGACCACCTGGTGGTGGCTCGCTCTGATCGGCCTGCTGCCCCTGATCATCCTGCTCCAGAGCCTCCTGCTGACCCCGCGCCGGGTGCGGGCCATCGGCTACCTGGACGCCGAGGAGGACCTCTCGATCGCCAGCGGCATCATGTTCCGCGCCGTGCACACCATCCCCTACGGACGCGTGCAGTCCGTGAAGATCGACGAGGGCCCCGTGGACCGCCGCTACGGACTCGCGAAGCTCACGGTCAGCACCGCGGCCGGCGGGTCGACCGTGGTGCTGCCCGGCCTGCCCAAGCAGGAGGCCGAACGCCTGCGCGCTCTGCTGACCGACCGCGGCATCGAGATCATGGCCGCGCTGTGA